ATAAAATCAACGCAAAAGAAACTGCAACCAAAAAGGATGTTCCGATCATACAAAGTAGTACAAAGAAATTGACTTCGAGTAAAATTGCACTTTCGGAAGCAGAAAGAATTGGTTTTCCTGTTATGCTAAAAGCTGCATCAGGAGGTGGAGGAAGAGGTATGCGAGTTATTCGCAAAGCCGACGAAATTAAAAACTATTTCAATGAGGCTCGCCGTGAAGCAAAGAATGCTTTTGGTGACGATACGATGTTTATTGAGAAATATGTAGAGAACCCAAAGCATATCGAAATACAAATTGTTGCGGATAGGCACGGGAATATTGTTCACTTATTCGAACGAGATTGTTCTGTTCAAAGGCGGTTTCAAAAGGTTGTTGAAGTAGCTCCTGCTTTTGGGTTACCTGATGGTGTGAAAGAAGAATTGTACAAGCATGCTATTAATATCACCAAAGCAGTTGGGTATAATAATGTAGGTACAGTTGAATTTTTAGTTGATCCAGATAATAATATTTACTTCATTGAAGTAAATCCTCGAATTCAAGTTGAACACACTGTAACTGAAATGGTGACAGGTATTGATTTAATTAAAACACAAATTTTTATTGCGGCGGGATTTAAATTGTCTAGTGAGCAGATTAAAATAAAGAGCCAGAAGTCTTTGAAGTTAAATGGATTCGCGTTGCAATGTAGAATTACTACTGAAGATCCAAAGGAAAACTTTAAACCAGATTATGGAACTATCATTACTTACAGAAGTGCGGGTGGATTTGGTATCCGTTTAGATATGGGTAGCCTTTATGCAGGTGTGAAGATCAGTCCTTTCTTCGACTCTATGCTAGTTAAGGTATCTGCGCATTCAAGAACTTTAGACGGTGCTTGTAGAAAAATGGAAAGAGCCCTTAAGGAATTTCAAATTAGAGGGGTTAAGCACAACATACAATTCTTACAGAATATTGTTACGCATGAAACTTTTAGAGATGGAAAAGTAAATGTTGGTTTTATTGATTCGGATAAGAGTTTATTCAAGTTTAACTACAAATTAGATAGAGCAACAAAAATTGTTAGATACCTGGGGCATATTGTAGTTAATGGTAACTCGGATGTTAAATTTATCGATAGAGAAAAGAAATTTATTAAACCGATTATTCCTTCTTTTGATAAGCACGCTCCATTTCCAAAAGGAACGAAGGACTTACTTACTAAGCTAGGACCAGAGAAGTTTGCTGAGAAAATCAAGAAGGATAAACAGATTCATTATACAGATACAACGTTCAGAGATGCCCATCAGTCATTATTGGCTACAAGAATGCGTTCTTACGATTTGAATGCAGTCGCTGAAGCGTATGCTAGAAATCATCCGAATATCTTTAGTATGGAAGTGTGGGGTGGAGCTACATTCGATGTATGTCTTCGTTTCTTGCACGAGAATCCTTGGAGAAGATTGGCAGAATTAAGAGAAA
This region of Flavobacteriales bacterium genomic DNA includes:
- a CDS encoding ATP-grasp domain-containing protein, which codes for KINAKETATKKDVPIIQSSTKKLTSSKIALSEAERIGFPVMLKAASGGGGRGMRVIRKADEIKNYFNEARREAKNAFGDDTMFIEKYVENPKHIEIQIVADRHGNIVHLFERDCSVQRRFQKVVEVAPAFGLPDGVKEELYKHAINITKAVGYNNVGTVEFLVDPDNNIYFIEVNPRIQVEHTVTEMVTGIDLIKTQIFIAAGFKLSSEQIKIKSQKSLKLNGFALQCRITTEDPKENFKPDYGTIITYRSAGGFGIRLDMGSLYAGVKISPFFDSMLVKVSAHSRTLDGACRKMERALKEFQIRGVKHNIQFLQNIVTHETFRDGKVNVGFIDSDKSLFKFNYKLDRATKIVRYLGHIVVNGNSDVKFIDREKKFIKPIIPSFDKHAPFPKGTKDLLTKLGPEKFAEKIKKDKQIHYTDTTFRDAHQSLLATRMRSYDLNAVAEAYARNHPNIFSMEVWGGATFDVCLRFLHENPWRRLAELRERMPNVLLQMLIRGSNGVGYSAYPDNLVERFVEESWNTGVDVFRVFDSLNWMKNMEPCIKFVRERTQGIAEG